One part of the Parasphingorhabdus sp. SCSIO 66989 genome encodes these proteins:
- a CDS encoding lipocalin-like domain-containing protein produces MRAFLALLLALFAGAVAWAAASVTYPEVRQGQTISFPKDHGSHDNYRTEWWYFTGWLETESGDPLGFQITFFRSRPDIPQDNPSRFTPNQIVFAHAAISDPKTGKLIHDQRMGRKGFGIIDAASGDTDVQLLGWSLERDTAGAFVSRVESKDFVLDLSFNPSQPVMLNGDRGYSRKGPQPSQASYYYSMPHLDVSGSVTRKGRQETVRGSGWLDREWSSDVLPENAVGWDWTGLNFDDGSALMAFQVRGRDGKPVYAGGSYRDADGEQTVLGSDDVRFVPRRYWTSPETGASYPVEAEYVIMVRGEEKRFVLTPMFDAQELTGALTPTYWEGAVTTKGGRGYLEMTGYAEDISL; encoded by the coding sequence ATGCGCGCTTTTCTGGCCCTGTTATTGGCACTATTCGCCGGGGCGGTGGCATGGGCAGCGGCGAGCGTCACCTATCCGGAGGTGCGCCAGGGCCAGACCATCAGCTTCCCCAAAGACCATGGTTCGCATGATAACTACCGCACCGAATGGTGGTATTTTACCGGCTGGCTGGAGACCGAAAGTGGTGACCCGCTGGGTTTTCAGATCACCTTCTTCCGCAGCCGCCCGGATATCCCGCAAGATAATCCCAGCCGCTTTACGCCAAACCAGATTGTCTTTGCCCATGCTGCGATTTCGGACCCGAAAACGGGCAAGCTGATCCATGATCAGCGCATGGGCCGCAAGGGCTTTGGCATTATCGATGCGGCGAGCGGCGATACTGATGTGCAATTGCTCGGCTGGTCGCTGGAGCGTGATACTGCAGGCGCGTTTGTCAGCCGGGTCGAAAGCAAGGATTTTGTGCTGGACCTTAGCTTCAATCCATCGCAGCCGGTTATGCTTAATGGCGATCGGGGCTATAGCCGCAAGGGCCCGCAGCCGTCTCAGGCCAGCTATTATTATTCCATGCCGCATCTCGACGTCAGCGGATCGGTGACGCGCAAGGGGCGTCAAGAAACGGTGCGTGGCAGCGGCTGGCTGGATCGCGAATGGTCCTCCGATGTGCTGCCTGAAAATGCCGTCGGCTGGGACTGGACCGGGCTGAACTTTGATGACGGCAGCGCGCTGATGGCGTTTCAGGTGCGAGGGCGCGATGGCAAGCCGGTTTATGCGGGGGGCAGCTATCGCGATGCGGATGGCGAGCAGACGGTGCTGGGTTCCGACGATGTCCGCTTTGTACCACGGCGATATTGGACCTCGCCCGAAACCGGCGCTTCCTATCCGGTCGAAGCGGAATATGTCATCATGGTGCGGGGCGAGGAAAAGCGCTTTGTGTTGACCCCGATGTTTGATGCGCAAGAGCTGACCGGCGCTTTGACGCCTACCTATTGGGAAGGCGCGGTGACGACCAAGGGGGGACGCGGCTATCTTGAAATGACTGGCTATGCCGAGGATATTTCGCTCTAA
- a CDS encoding DUF2141 domain-containing protein, producing the protein MHKFRLFAPFAAVLLSFTMALPSAAMAQRQKISNDMGKCSSSASGPAVLVEVVGFKNANGRIRVQSYSATKAKWLKKGQWINRIDTRVALRSGKMRFCVPVPANGNYGIAVRHDTDGNGKSGWSDGGGFSRNPDISLTNLKPSVKKTSISVNGGVRRITVVLNYRQGLSIEPWKAS; encoded by the coding sequence ATGCACAAATTTCGCCTGTTTGCGCCATTTGCGGCTGTGTTGCTCAGCTTTACAATGGCATTGCCCTCTGCGGCGATGGCACAACGGCAGAAAATCTCCAATGATATGGGCAAATGCAGCAGTAGCGCGAGTGGCCCGGCTGTGTTGGTTGAAGTGGTTGGGTTCAAGAATGCCAATGGCCGCATCCGGGTGCAATCCTATAGCGCAACCAAGGCAAAATGGCTGAAGAAAGGCCAATGGATCAACCGCATTGACACGCGGGTGGCGCTACGCAGCGGCAAGATGCGCTTTTGTGTGCCGGTACCGGCCAATGGCAATTATGGCATTGCGGTGCGCCACGACACGGATGGCAATGGCAAGTCCGGCTGGAGCGATGGCGGCGGCTTTTCGCGCAATCCGGATATCTCGCTGACCAACCTCAAGCCTTCGGTGAAGAAGACGAGCATTTCCGTAAATGGCGGTGTGCGTCGCATCACCGTGGTGCTGAATTATCGGCAGGGCCTGTCGATTGAGCCCTGGAAAGCCTCATGA
- a CDS encoding diacylglycerol/lipid kinase family protein: MTLVALLSNPMSTGNRSGLPEVRAYCARHPDIFHYEVEEVDQIARALESIARVKPKVLVINGGDGTVQATLTEMHQGGHFGDNPPPVAVLPNGKTNLIALDLGADGNSLAALERIVDIAANDLDSHVIERQMIALSDGADNSRPVLGMFLGGAGLAEIILYCRNKIYPLGLSNNLSHFLAACATIVAMLFNVSARFLPKTSSTMRISMIRHGEIQGSFALLMVTTLEKLLLRSTTKEDATLDPVGKMKFVAVENNRAGLWTMVRDTIFGRFGTRPGAGLHLERDDVIQIEGERGCVVLDGELFEAKHGKPITLRTTEPMPFLRIAA; this comes from the coding sequence ATGACACTCGTCGCTTTACTCTCCAACCCGATGTCTACCGGCAATCGTTCCGGTCTTCCTGAGGTGCGTGCCTATTGTGCCCGTCACCCCGATATCTTCCACTATGAGGTGGAGGAAGTGGACCAGATTGCCCGCGCGCTGGAGAGTATTGCCCGGGTGAAACCCAAAGTTTTGGTCATTAATGGCGGTGACGGTACGGTACAGGCTACCCTGACCGAAATGCACCAGGGCGGCCATTTTGGCGACAACCCGCCGCCGGTCGCGGTGCTGCCTAATGGCAAGACCAATTTGATCGCGCTCGATCTTGGTGCTGATGGTAACTCGCTGGCGGCGCTGGAACGCATTGTCGATATCGCCGCCAATGATCTCGATAGCCATGTGATTGAGCGCCAGATGATTGCGCTGAGCGATGGCGCGGACAATAGCCGCCCGGTGCTCGGCATGTTCCTCGGCGGTGCTGGCCTTGCAGAGATTATTCTCTATTGCCGTAACAAGATTTATCCGCTTGGCCTGTCCAACAATCTCAGTCACTTCCTCGCCGCCTGCGCCACCATTGTCGCCATGTTGTTCAATGTCAGCGCGCGGTTTCTGCCCAAGACATCCTCAACCATGCGCATCTCGATGATCCGCCATGGTGAGATACAGGGCAGCTTCGCTTTGCTGATGGTGACGACGCTGGAAAAGCTGTTGCTGCGCAGTACCACTAAGGAAGATGCAACGCTTGACCCAGTCGGCAAGATGAAATTTGTCGCGGTGGAGAATAATCGGGCCGGTCTATGGACCATGGTGCGCGACACGATTTTCGGCCGTTTCGGCACGCGTCCGGGCGCGGGGCTGCATCTGGAACGCGATGATGTTATCCAGATTGAAGGCGAGCGCGGCTGTGTCGTGCTCGATGGCGAATTGTTCGAGGCAAAGCATGGCAAGCCGATCACCCTGCGCACAACCGAGCCAATGCCGTTTTTGCGCATTGCCGCCTGA
- a CDS encoding N-acetyltransferase — protein sequence MSGKGEIQVSEANSKAAMAAFVNIAFQLNSSDPHWVPPLKQDVFDMFNPAKNPFYGHATVQPMIATRDGRVVGRISAHIDHLAAEQPVEQGMGPGTGNWGMLEAEDGDVASALIAAAEDWLRKQGMNRALGPLSLSVWDEPGLLVKGFEQDPTFMMGHHNQAQETWVQAAGYKPVKSLFTYELDITTDFPPLIQRIVKSGERSSKINVRGVDKSRFDEEAATILGILNDAWSDNWGFVPITDDEIAHVGKKLKPIVREDLIMIAEVEGEPVAFMMTLPDLNEAIKPLNGNLFPFGWAKLLWWLRSCRSNTMRVPLMGVKKELQNSRLASQLAFMMIEYIKRSATSRYGATRGEIGWILEDNQGMVAIADAIDSHINKEYRLYEKAL from the coding sequence ATGTCCGGCAAAGGCGAAATCCAGGTAAGCGAGGCGAACAGCAAGGCCGCCATGGCCGCTTTCGTCAATATCGCCTTTCAGCTGAACAGCAGCGATCCGCATTGGGTGCCACCGCTGAAACAGGACGTGTTCGACATGTTCAACCCGGCCAAAAACCCTTTTTATGGCCATGCAACGGTGCAACCGATGATCGCAACGCGCGACGGGCGCGTCGTCGGGCGCATCTCGGCGCATATCGATCATCTGGCCGCAGAACAGCCGGTAGAGCAGGGCATGGGCCCGGGCACCGGCAATTGGGGGATGCTGGAAGCAGAAGATGGTGACGTTGCCAGCGCACTGATTGCTGCCGCCGAAGACTGGCTGCGCAAACAGGGAATGAACCGGGCGCTTGGCCCATTGAGCCTGTCAGTCTGGGATGAGCCGGGGTTGCTGGTCAAAGGCTTTGAGCAAGACCCGACTTTCATGATGGGGCATCACAATCAGGCACAGGAAACATGGGTTCAGGCCGCTGGCTATAAGCCGGTCAAATCGCTGTTCACCTATGAGCTTGATATCACCACGGACTTTCCCCCGCTGATCCAGCGTATCGTCAAATCAGGCGAGCGCAGCAGCAAGATCAATGTCCGCGGCGTTGATAAAAGCCGGTTTGACGAAGAGGCGGCAACGATATTGGGCATATTGAACGACGCCTGGTCAGACAATTGGGGTTTTGTACCGATTACCGATGATGAGATCGCGCACGTCGGCAAGAAGCTGAAGCCCATTGTGCGCGAAGATCTGATCATGATTGCCGAGGTCGAAGGCGAACCGGTCGCCTTTATGATGACGCTGCCGGACCTGAATGAAGCGATCAAACCGCTGAACGGCAATCTCTTTCCCTTTGGCTGGGCCAAATTGCTGTGGTGGCTGCGCAGCTGTCGGTCCAACACCATGCGGGTACCGCTTATGGGGGTGAAGAAGGAGCTGCAAAATTCGCGGCTGGCGAGTCAGCTGGCCTTTATGATGATCGAATATATCAAGCGCAGTGCCACCAGCCGCTATGGCGCGACCCGTGGCGAGATTGGCTGGATATTGGAGGATAATCAGGGGATGGTCGCGATTGCCGATGCGATTGATAGCCATATCAACAAGGAATATCGGCTGTATGAGAAGGCGTTGTAG
- the lptG gene encoding LPS export ABC transporter permease LptG — MQLEFFPSRSMAKYMARMFVIRVVAVVTLLVLVLQTLDLLGESGKILAYPGNGEGELLTYVSLRIPQLIEFFLPFGVLLATIITLATLNQNSEVISMKAAGLSAHQVLAPLLLMSLIIAVLSFLFNDIVVSRTTATLEAWEAAEYGPIPEDPNSRTNVWVRDGHTIIQAQTVIGKGTNTQLRNVTAFFRDDEDSLRETVSAGSASFTGKGWLLKDVSRFDLLTGTVTEMPDRVVGAEVTPDQFTLSNINASGLSFFELGQTIEDMQLAGRRTSDLETTYWHKISKPLSSILMPLLGAVAAFGLARSGRLFFRAVIGMALGFAYFVVDNFALAMGNLEVYPPLLAAWAPFVLFLLIGETVLVRTEE, encoded by the coding sequence TTGCAGCTCGAATTCTTCCCGTCCCGGTCAATGGCCAAATATATGGCGCGGATGTTCGTCATCCGTGTCGTAGCCGTGGTGACTTTGCTGGTGCTGGTGCTGCAAACGCTCGATCTGCTCGGCGAAAGCGGCAAAATCCTGGCCTATCCCGGCAATGGCGAAGGCGAATTACTGACCTATGTGTCCTTGCGTATTCCCCAACTGATAGAGTTCTTCCTGCCTTTTGGCGTGTTGCTGGCAACCATCATCACGCTTGCCACGCTGAACCAAAATAGCGAAGTCATATCGATGAAGGCGGCAGGGCTATCTGCGCATCAGGTGCTGGCCCCTTTATTGTTGATGAGCCTGATCATCGCTGTGCTGTCCTTCCTGTTCAATGATATCGTCGTCTCGCGCACCACCGCGACGCTTGAGGCCTGGGAAGCGGCGGAATATGGGCCAATACCGGAGGACCCGAACAGCCGCACCAATGTCTGGGTGCGTGATGGCCACACTATCATTCAGGCGCAAACGGTTATCGGCAAGGGTACCAATACGCAGCTACGCAATGTGACCGCCTTTTTCCGCGATGATGAGGACAGCCTGCGCGAGACGGTTTCGGCTGGCTCGGCCAGCTTCACTGGCAAGGGCTGGTTGCTCAAGGACGTGTCGCGCTTTGATCTGCTGACCGGCACCGTGACCGAAATGCCCGACCGGGTTGTCGGCGCGGAGGTGACGCCCGATCAATTTACTCTCAGCAATATCAATGCGTCGGGCCTTTCCTTTTTTGAACTGGGCCAGACGATTGAGGATATGCAGCTTGCCGGGCGGCGTACCAGCGATCTGGAGACCACCTATTGGCACAAGATTTCCAAGCCCTTGTCGTCGATCCTGATGCCGTTGCTGGGCGCGGTGGCGGCTTTTGGTCTGGCGCGTTCTGGACGGCTGTTCTTCCGTGCGGTGATCGGCATGGCTCTGGGATTTGCCTATTTTGTCGTCGATAATTTTGCCCTCGCCATGGGCAATCTGGAAGTGTACCCGCCGCTGCTCGCGGCCTGGGCACCCTTCGTTCTGTTCCTGCTGATCGGTGAGACGGTGCTTGTCCGAACCGAAGAATAG
- a CDS encoding lipopolysaccharide biosynthesis protein, with the protein MSEPKNSTEAVSGSGISRGDVGKGAAMAALARLGALIEVVAQPAYVWLYGLAGYGLYISLWSAVNVLGFIFNLAMHQALQRLIPGTDDEEEAHAILRFALLVTVLPACAVAILITALAPIIAPAISSSEEASSALPQIIALFSWSLPLLILLEVATAAARARRAFGPEIRLRIFWEQCVRLALAVAAWFAGFLVFGLFIAHIASLAVTAVLALRLIGKYYDWGLLMRAPGPKGMAGNVLLTGMAMLPPNIARRAFNDLPPVLLNLTLPGAGGAIAAGLYGIARKVASVPLIVRQAFLYVLAPLSAAQAKVDRAAILPLYQFSNRLAAILVIPLTLAMILIGDIILLIFTKDALAALPILVVLLIGRAGEALLGAATPIVEMTGHRLLPLVNSLLGLLVAAITYMLLPENSGAVGMAVAVALGVTAASWIAAWELSQFDKMPVWDRHMVWAVAQQLAGCAMLAFVARIVEQESIAIRLGIVIGGLLLLVWVGLKWGLESHDKAALGRASKILHL; encoded by the coding sequence TTGTCCGAACCGAAGAATAGTACAGAGGCAGTGTCGGGCTCTGGTATCAGCCGGGGTGATGTCGGCAAGGGCGCCGCTATGGCCGCGCTTGCCCGCCTCGGTGCGCTGATCGAGGTTGTTGCCCAGCCTGCCTATGTCTGGCTTTATGGCTTGGCGGGTTATGGGCTCTATATCAGCCTGTGGTCTGCAGTGAATGTGCTGGGTTTTATCTTCAACCTGGCGATGCACCAGGCCCTGCAGCGGCTGATTCCCGGCACGGATGATGAGGAAGAGGCGCATGCCATATTGCGCTTTGCTCTATTGGTGACGGTGCTGCCCGCCTGCGCCGTCGCAATACTCATTACCGCATTAGCCCCAATAATCGCTCCCGCTATCTCCAGCAGCGAGGAAGCCTCAAGCGCATTGCCGCAAATCATCGCGCTGTTCAGCTGGTCGCTGCCGTTGCTGATCCTGCTCGAAGTCGCCACCGCAGCCGCACGTGCCAGACGCGCTTTTGGCCCAGAGATACGCCTGCGCATTTTCTGGGAGCAATGCGTTCGTCTGGCGCTGGCGGTGGCGGCTTGGTTTGCGGGGTTCCTCGTTTTCGGCCTGTTTATCGCGCATATCGCTTCGCTGGCAGTCACGGCGGTGCTGGCGTTGCGGCTGATCGGCAAATATTATGATTGGGGTCTGTTAATGCGAGCGCCCGGCCCCAAGGGCATGGCGGGCAATGTGCTCCTCACCGGCATGGCGATGCTGCCGCCCAATATCGCCCGGCGCGCCTTTAACGATCTGCCGCCGGTCCTGCTCAACCTTACGCTGCCGGGTGCAGGTGGTGCAATTGCTGCTGGCCTCTATGGTATAGCGCGCAAGGTGGCGTCAGTGCCGCTGATCGTACGGCAGGCATTTCTCTATGTGCTCGCCCCGCTTAGCGCCGCACAGGCCAAGGTTGATCGCGCCGCCATCCTGCCACTCTACCAATTCTCCAATCGGCTGGCGGCGATATTGGTTATCCCGTTGACTTTAGCGATGATCCTCATCGGCGATATCATCCTGCTGATCTTTACCAAGGACGCGCTGGCAGCACTACCGATATTGGTGGTGCTGCTGATCGGTCGGGCCGGTGAGGCCTTATTGGGGGCCGCGACGCCGATTGTCGAGATGACCGGCCATCGTCTGTTACCGCTGGTCAACAGCCTGTTGGGTCTATTGGTTGCGGCGATAACCTATATGTTGCTGCCCGAGAATAGCGGCGCTGTCGGCATGGCGGTTGCCGTCGCGTTGGGCGTTACGGCCGCAAGCTGGATCGCGGCATGGGAGCTTAGCCAGTTTGACAAAATGCCCGTCTGGGACCGGCATATGGTCTGGGCCGTGGCGCAGCAGCTCGCGGGATGCGCAATGCTGGCTTTTGTAGCGCGCATAGTGGAGCAGGAAAGCATCGCCATCCGACTGGGCATTGTTATTGGTGGCTTGTTGCTGCTTGTCTGGGTCGGCCTGAAATGGGGACTGGAAAGCCACGACAAAGCGGCACTGGGACGAGCCAGCAAGATTTTGCATCTATAG
- a CDS encoding enoyl-CoA hydratase/isomerase family protein, with protein sequence MVDAPPLAIEQRGAVEILSLNRPDKLNAMNEEMIFALQDYFRDIQQRTDIRVVLLRAEGRAFCAGLDMGSWQNDGSRGAVQHDWRTQRAIATVMQLMRACPQPIIALAQGAACGGGFSLLLASDVRYGAPDLKMNAAYIKIGLGGCDMGSSYFLPRMVGASIAAELILTGRFIHADRAEKHGLISEVVEEAKLLGTGLALADEMLDTAPMGLRLSKDALNRNIDAQSFEAALAIEDRQQVMLSMTDDSREAAQAFFAKRKADYQDR encoded by the coding sequence ATGGTTGACGCACCGCCCCTCGCCATTGAACAACGCGGTGCGGTTGAAATTCTTTCGCTCAATCGGCCTGACAAGCTCAACGCAATGAACGAGGAAATGATCTTCGCATTGCAGGATTATTTTCGTGATATACAGCAGCGCACCGACATCCGGGTCGTGCTGCTTCGCGCGGAGGGCCGCGCCTTTTGCGCCGGACTGGACATGGGCAGCTGGCAAAATGATGGCTCGCGCGGGGCAGTCCAGCATGACTGGCGCACCCAGCGCGCCATCGCGACCGTCATGCAGCTGATGCGCGCCTGTCCACAGCCGATTATCGCACTCGCTCAGGGCGCAGCCTGTGGCGGCGGTTTCTCACTGCTGCTCGCCAGCGATGTGCGCTATGGCGCGCCGGATCTCAAGATGAATGCCGCCTATATCAAGATCGGCCTGGGCGGCTGTGACATGGGGTCGAGCTATTTCCTGCCACGCATGGTCGGTGCGTCGATCGCGGCGGAACTGATCCTGACTGGGCGCTTCATCCATGCGGATCGTGCCGAAAAACATGGCCTGATAAGCGAAGTGGTTGAGGAAGCTAAACTGCTCGGCACCGGGCTGGCTCTGGCTGATGAAATGCTCGATACCGCGCCAATGGGCCTGCGCCTCTCCAAGGATGCGCTGAACCGCAATATCGATGCGCAAAGCTTTGAAGCAGCTTTGGCCATTGAAGACCGCCAGCAGGTCATGCTTTCAATGACCGACGACAGCCGTGAGGCTGCCCAAGCCTTTTTCGCCAAGCGCAAAGCTGATTATCAGGACCGGTAA
- the lptF gene encoding LPS export ABC transporter permease LptF encodes MKFLTATDRYIARLVIVPLVSTLVIAAMLLVLDKMLRLFDFVAAEGGPVSVVWQMLANLLPEYLSLGIPIGLLLGILLAFRQLSLSSELDVFRAVGLGYGRLLRVPFIFAIILAGVNLAIVGWIQPESRYAYERLGFELRSGALGASIKVGEFTNLGKNMTIRIEGSQEQGRQLSGIFVRVKSGRDNILTVTAKQGQFMATDDPDVIILRLSDGTLVHENVDYETPRILNFTNHDLPIDLPRIEAFRERGGKEREYTLPELVRIGTNPSTPAIERAESRSSFHFRIVEVVMMLLMPLLAVSLAIPPKRSTSALGVFLSIIMIVAYHKINQYGEDIGALGRVDPIIALWGPFILFAGLIIWMYYQVSHVPGGQPIGALERFFAKSGSFLKGMLSIGRKRQIHMEN; translated from the coding sequence TTGAAATTTCTCACCGCCACTGACCGTTATATTGCGCGGCTGGTCATCGTTCCATTGGTCTCCACACTGGTGATCGCGGCGATGTTGCTGGTGCTCGACAAGATGCTGCGCCTGTTTGATTTCGTCGCGGCAGAAGGCGGTCCGGTCAGTGTCGTCTGGCAGATGCTCGCCAATTTGCTGCCCGAATATCTTTCGCTGGGTATCCCCATTGGCCTGTTGCTGGGGATATTGCTGGCTTTCAGGCAGCTTTCACTATCATCAGAGCTGGACGTGTTTCGCGCCGTTGGCCTGGGCTATGGTCGGCTTTTGCGCGTACCGTTTATCTTCGCCATCATATTGGCCGGAGTGAACCTCGCGATTGTCGGCTGGATCCAGCCGGAATCGCGCTATGCCTATGAACGGCTAGGCTTTGAGCTGCGGTCTGGCGCTTTGGGCGCGTCGATCAAAGTCGGCGAGTTCACCAATTTAGGCAAAAATATGACGATCAGGATCGAGGGCAGCCAAGAGCAAGGCCGTCAGCTTTCCGGCATCTTCGTCCGTGTCAAAAGTGGCCGCGACAATATCCTCACCGTTACTGCCAAACAGGGTCAGTTTATGGCTACTGACGACCCGGATGTTATCATATTGCGCTTAAGCGATGGCACATTGGTGCATGAAAATGTCGATTATGAAACACCGCGTATCCTTAACTTTACCAACCACGATTTGCCCATTGATCTGCCACGGATAGAGGCGTTTCGCGAGCGCGGGGGCAAGGAGCGCGAATATACCCTGCCCGAACTGGTGCGTATCGGCACCAACCCCAGTACACCGGCGATTGAACGAGCCGAAAGCCGGTCAAGCTTTCACTTTCGTATCGTTGAGGTGGTGATGATGTTGCTAATGCCGCTGCTGGCGGTGTCGCTCGCCATTCCGCCCAAAAGATCAACCTCGGCGCTTGGCGTATTCCTGTCGATCATCATGATCGTCGCCTATCACAAGATCAATCAATATGGCGAGGATATCGGCGCGCTGGGGCGGGTTGACCCGATTATCGCTTTATGGGGGCCGTTTATCCTCTTTGCCGGTTTGATTATCTGGATGTACTATCAGGTGTCCCATGTCCCCGGCGGACAACCGATCGGCGCGCTGGAACGTTTCTTTGCCAAATCGGGCAGCTTCCTCAAAGGCATGCTCTCCATCGGCCGCAAGCGCCAGATACATATGGAGAATTAG
- a CDS encoding fatty acid desaturase family protein, with translation MTAPTLPLDRAAHDAAAKDQSSAKQAVKLSEIADDQDMIRLAAKLARDLSKASPKVYWTDFLASTVIGYAGLAAAIFAGSTAIAVIGGVIAVLALYRAGSFIHELTHLKRDAVPGFRTVWNALIGVPLLVPSFMYIEVHNLHHNKTRYGTVRDPEYLPLARMKPWSVPLFVVVAALAPIALLFRYAVLTPLSFLIPPLRTLVVERYSALAINPDFRRRMPEGRFAREWTTEEAAASIWAIALIALTATGIIPLKAFAIFLGIMSASIVLNQIRTLVAHLWENEGEAMSVTAQYLDSVNVPPPGLLPELWAPVGLRYHALHHLLPSVPYHALGEAHRRLIEALPQTSQYHGANYKGLPGLVSRLVRNTFRA, from the coding sequence ATGACTGCACCCACATTGCCACTGGATCGCGCCGCGCATGATGCGGCGGCTAAAGACCAGAGCAGCGCCAAGCAAGCCGTGAAGCTGAGCGAGATTGCCGATGATCAGGATATGATCCGTCTGGCGGCCAAGCTGGCGCGTGATCTGAGCAAGGCAAGTCCGAAGGTTTATTGGACCGATTTTCTGGCCTCGACGGTTATCGGTTATGCTGGCCTTGCGGCAGCTATTTTCGCCGGATCGACGGCCATTGCGGTTATCGGCGGCGTGATTGCGGTTCTGGCGCTCTATCGTGCGGGTAGCTTTATCCATGAGCTGACCCATTTGAAGCGTGATGCCGTTCCGGGCTTCCGCACCGTGTGGAATGCGCTGATCGGTGTGCCGCTGCTGGTGCCAAGTTTCATGTATATTGAGGTGCATAATCTGCACCACAACAAGACCCGCTATGGCACGGTGCGTGATCCTGAATATCTGCCGCTGGCGCGGATGAAGCCGTGGTCGGTACCGCTATTTGTTGTCGTTGCCGCATTGGCACCGATTGCGCTGTTGTTCCGCTATGCGGTGCTGACGCCGCTCTCTTTCCTCATCCCGCCGCTGCGGACTCTGGTGGTGGAGCGCTATTCGGCGCTGGCGATCAACCCGGATTTCCGCCGTCGTATGCCCGAAGGCCGCTTTGCCCGCGAATGGACGACGGAAGAAGCCGCTGCCAGCATCTGGGCTATTGCTCTGATTGCGCTGACCGCGACCGGTATCATCCCTCTCAAGGCCTTTGCGATCTTTCTCGGCATCATGTCGGCCTCAATCGTGCTCAACCAGATCCGCACATTGGTGGCGCATCTGTGGGAGAATGAGGGCGAGGCGATGAGCGTCACCGCGCAATATCTCGACAGCGTCAATGTGCCGCCGCCGGGCCTGTTGCCGGAACTTTGGGCTCCGGTGGGCCTGCGCTATCACGCACTGCACCATCTGCTGCCCAGCGTGCCCTATCATGCTCTGGGTGAAGCGCATCGCCGCCTGATTGAGGCCCTGCCGCAGACATCGCAATATCATGGCGCCAATTACAAAGGTCTGCCCGGACTGGTTTCGCGGTTGGTGCGCAATACTTTTCGCGCCTAA
- a CDS encoding FAD-dependent monooxygenase, which translates to MTGKAIIAGGGIGGLTAALCLHHFGWDACVCEQAEAIAEVGAGIQISPNGMKVLRALGLDEAVLAAGFRPKAAEFRGGTSGRLIFRESMAGYEAKYGAPYVHIHRADLIAILQQAVEERMPGAIHTHRQVTGYGQGADSAWLTLADGPQISGDVVIGADGIHSAIRTQMLGAEKPRFTGNIAWRAVVPVEKLGLHVPDPVAGVWFGEGKHAVTYLLRGGKLANFVGVVERDERQSESWTEQGTREQVLADFADWHPIVTTLIEQAEAHYRWALFDRKPLSQWVDGRVVLLGDACHPMLPFMAQGAVQAMEDGYVLARLLAESDSVSDALTGYFAKRHDRTSRVQMAARRNGDLFHQRTPLGKLTTHGPMMAANRLKLDVADRRLAWLYGHDVTA; encoded by the coding sequence ATGACAGGCAAGGCCATTATTGCAGGCGGCGGCATAGGCGGATTGACCGCAGCATTGTGCCTGCATCATTTTGGTTGGGACGCGTGTGTCTGTGAACAGGCCGAGGCGATTGCTGAGGTCGGCGCGGGTATCCAGATCAGCCCCAATGGCATGAAGGTGCTGCGCGCGCTGGGGCTGGATGAGGCGGTGCTGGCGGCAGGGTTTCGACCCAAAGCGGCAGAGTTTCGCGGCGGCACATCGGGGCGGTTGATCTTTCGTGAGTCCATGGCCGGATATGAAGCCAAATATGGCGCGCCCTATGTCCATATCCATCGTGCCGATCTGATTGCGATATTGCAGCAGGCGGTGGAGGAGCGGATGCCTGGGGCCATTCACACCCATAGGCAGGTAACCGGCTATGGTCAGGGGGCGGATAGCGCCTGGCTCACGCTTGCGGATGGTCCGCAAATCTCTGGCGATGTGGTGATCGGCGCTGACGGCATCCACTCGGCAATCCGCACCCAGATGCTGGGAGCGGAAAAGCCGCGCTTTACCGGCAATATTGCCTGGCGCGCGGTGGTTCCGGTTGAGAAGCTGGGGCTGCATGTCCCCGATCCGGTTGCGGGGGTGTGGTTTGGTGAAGGCAAACATGCCGTTACCTATTTGCTTCGCGGTGGCAAGCTTGCCAATTTTGTAGGCGTGGTCGAGCGTGATGAGCGGCAATCGGAAAGCTGGACCGAGCAAGGCACGCGTGAGCAGGTTTTGGCGGATTTTGCCGACTGGCATCCGATTGTTACAACACTGATCGAACAGGCCGAGGCGCATTATCGCTGGGCTCTGTTTGATCGCAAACCGCTTAGCCAATGGGTTGATGGCCGCGTCGTACTGCTCGGCGATGCCTGCCATCCGATGCTGCCCTTTATGGCCCAAGGCGCGGTGCAGGCGATGGAGGACGGCTATGTTTTGGCGCGCCTGCTGGCTGAGAGCGATAGCGTCAGTGACGCACTGACCGGCTACTTTGCCAAGCGCCATGATCGCACCAGTCGTGTGCAAATGGCGGCGCGGCGCAATGGCGATTTGTTTCATCAGAGAACACCGCTTGGGAAGCTGACTACCCACGGCCCGATGATGGCGGCTAACAGACTGAAACTCGATGTCGCGGATCGGCGCTTGGCCTGGTTATATGGGCATGATGTGACAGCATAA